The Glycine soja cultivar W05 chromosome 19, ASM419377v2, whole genome shotgun sequence genomic sequence accaCGTTTTTTCCATCCACAAGACTTGAACTCGAGACCTTACTTAAGGGGATCAAGTTCAATATTACTCAAACCTAAGACTTGTGAGTATACATGCCTCATTTTGATCACACACACCTCATAGTAAataaacatgacttcaaaaatcaaaattaaagagTTTAATTGCTATGTATTGACAGCTTAagtcaaccaattaaaaataaggTAATTGTTTTAAGGTTTTGTTAACTAGAGTCCTTAGTGTATaggttaaggaattaaaaaaagtatttattatcaaaatcataggaaaccgtaaaaaatatcatggactataattttgtatattcaaataaaatatttctcttttaattttgtatattcaATATAATTccattaaaatattctttaacCCAAGCACATTGGATGACATTTGCTTTGTTTTAAAAGTGGCTTAAATATGcttttcaaatttgattcttGTAAAATGTTTTGTTCATTTTGTCATTGTAgtaagtttgtgttttttcaattttggtcattagatatttactaatttttagTCGATATAAGtttacatttttcaattttggttaTTATAAGTGTGAACTTACCGGgactataaatgaaaaaaatgaaatcttaacaagactaaaattaaaaagtcactaacttacaagaattaaaaatgaacaaaaaaatttataagaatcaaaattgaaaaagtgtcaatttatagggactaaaattaaaaaagtgaaCTTTCGtgaaccaaaaatgaaaaaacattacttctttttataagatccaagtttaaaataatatttatttatttttataagactcGTTCTATAATCTTACTTGCattgactaaaaatatatttcattataagaaataatatatGGACACACAATTAGAAGAGAGATTAGTATTAACtatatagaaaattttaaaaatttaaaacaaatttattactatcaattaaattaaatatttttctaagttttttaaatcttaatgaATTAGATAATTGAATCTTACTTGTaggaaagaagagaagagagtaacttatagaaatcaaaaatatatttaaacaaacTCAACACTTTATCCtctaattagagaaaaaaaaagaaggcttTGCATTGATGGACTGaaatataaacaacaaaaatttatgtatgatagactaaaatataaacaaaaagtatttcctatttaataatatcatttccAAACTAGTCTTCGTTTAATTAGCATTTTGTTTtgatcaacttttttttatcctgtgtaattaaatataaatagtattttaggaaatgaagtaatttttttattaaaaaatactaaatgatgttaagtaattttcttaataaatgcctgatttttttctttatatttcaaTTCATAAGTTGTAGAACatattaacaattatttataattaaataataccgTAAACTACACCCTCAATATATGATTATTAAACTTCATGACTTATTTTACTCAAAATTCAActcctaattttaattttaacgaCTGTAATGAAGGAAATTAAGATTTCTTTCTGGTGTGGGAAGCAACAGTTGCAAGTACATGTTTGAAAATTTACAATCAAGactcttacttttattttctttggatCTGTATTGAAATATTCACCACAATAATTTCAACTGCAAATATGATTAATAGCTGACCCATTTTCTCTGTTTTTATATATAGTCTGCGTTTTCTTCCGGTTCCCTCtcatccctctctctctctcttccattttctctctctagatAGGTAAAAATGGCTACTCCGCCGGTGGTAAGGTTTCCGATCTTCACGGCGGTGAGGGCGGTCGGCGTTGCCGTTACTGTTCTTCTGCTGACGTGGGCCGTCCATTTCAGAGGAGGCCTCGCTCTCGTCTCTGATAACAAAGATCTCATCTTTAAtgtaactctctctctctcacacacacacgcaTCTGTTTTCATTTTGCGTCGTTTTCTCAATTTTCTCAGTTTTTTTGTTTTCGCAATTTTAATTTCGTTTTTGTTTTGGAAGATAAACTTAAAAGGGTAGAGTGGTTTTTGAGTGTTTGATTgtgaattttgttgttttttgttgtcCTGTAggcctcttctttcttttttttttagcttcAAATTTTTGTGTGGTTTAAGGTTTGCATTTTCAGCATTATGTGATGCTTGTGTGGTTTTGGttttaaagcttttttttttttttggtgtgtgtgtgtggttttgTTTTTCCGATGTAGGTCCATCCAGTGTTGATGGTGATTGGGCTTGTTCTAATCAATGGTGAAGGTAaatgttcttttattattattattattattattattattattattattattattattattattattattattattatgtgcatAATAGCATCTCTCTGAAACTTTTTGTGGTCACTGGTGATATTTCAGTTGCATTGAAGAGTTATTGTTAGATGAGATCTTTGTAGTAAGATGAAATTAGGGTGTCCCTGTCCTTATTAATGCAACCAATGAATGATATGAGAAAACACATTTGGCCTTTGACTTAGTGTTCATAATTGTTGATTCACAATGTTTCTCTATGGTTTAGGGTGTTCTATGAGGTGAAGCAATTTTCTGGTCTTTAGGCTTGTTATGACATTAATACAGAGATACAGAAAATTCTTATTAATTCAAGATATAATATGGCCTAGAtatgttaacaaattaaaaaaaaataatacttcaCATGGATGCGCAATATTTGTAGATGATGATCATTTCTCATCATCACATAGTGGGATAAggcctttgttgttgttgatgatcaTGTATCGTTAATGCATAATTATATTAGGCAGATGATGATCACAATCTTCAAAAACAATATTTGTGATCATAGCAAAGAACCatagttagattttttttttccaactgcCTAtatcaaaatatgttctttctCCCATGAACATGTTACTATATTCGTATTGTTTCGTAGGACATGTTAGAATGTCACAGAAAGCATCATTAGGTCTTGGTTTTGTATAATTGCCTACTATTTACTATTGCTTTAAGGATATTGAGGAACAGATAGAGCTGTGTGTAATTGAAGTCTTATTCAAAGTATTTGAGTTGTATCTCAAACGTATcagttaataaaattaaaaaccaaaaaaacaaaagcagGATAGTTCTTGGATACATATCTAGGAGTATTGTACACATATTGGTATCAGATATGGGCATGACACCaatactttttcatttttggagTAATTGAGCTTCATCTCATTTAATTATCAAGTTTCCAGTTTGTATGAAATTGTTCTAGGTCCTCTGAAGAGAACAAGAACAATACATTAAGTTCAAATaagatttgatatttattttaactcCATTTATGACTCCTGTCATAATCTGAATAGTAGATCAATATGAATTGATATTCATTATTGTCCTAGGAATATGATATTTTCAACTTATATGACAAAGTATGTCTGATAAGTTATCCCCTACCTTAAGCTTGTAGTGCTGAGGGGTGTATTTTACAAAGCATGTTGAGGGCCCTACTTTTTGTCTATAAAACATTCCTCTTCATCATAACACCTGAGGAAAATGGACAAAAACATCTTCCCTATCATTTGTTTTGATTACTTTTGGCATCTGAAGCACTAGGACTATAGCCTCATCTAACCCAAGAAGAAATATCAAGGTTTTTGGGTTCTCTAAGACTGTAATTGCAGCTGCATTAGCATTGGCTGCATTTGTTTGCAATTTAAAACCCGTCATTGTAAGAGACAACAAAAATGAGTTGGCTGGTACCTACAAAATGCTCACaactttttatgaaaatataatttcccAAGttagagggcgagccctggtgcagcggtaaagttgtgccttggtgacttgttggtcatgggttcgaatccggaaacagcctctttgcatatgcaagggtaaggctgcgtacaatatccctcccccataccttcgcatagcgaagagcctctgggcaatggggtacgaagttttttataatttcccaAGTCAAACCAACTTATTGTCTTCGATTCCATACAATGTTTTTCGTTCTATCCCTTGGGGATAGTTGTTTATAGGGATCTCATGGTGAATAATAAGGATTTGGTCTTTAACTAAGTCAAATGGTGTTGTGTGATTCACCCAATGGGATGAGgcttttattgttgttgtatcCCTTGATTATTTGTTAGTGCTTTCATGCTAGATCTaacttcttttatcttttcattaTGGCAATGTGCAGGGATGCTTGCATACAAGACTCTATCTGGAActaaaaacttcaaaaaatCAGTTCATCTTGCGTTACAGTTTGCCGCTCTCATTTTGAGCTTGATTGGTGTCTGGGCTGCTTGGAAGTTTCACATTGACAAGGGCATTGACAATTTCTACAGCCTGCATTCATGGCTAGGCCTTGCATGCCTTTTCCTATTCACCATCCAGGTATCTATATCACTGTAGATTTGTAGTAGCTACACTTGATTTTATAACTCGATCTAAGccctgtttggataaacttttctTTAAGTATTTATACtagaataaaaataagcaaaataaaataagcttctcccataagctaaaattaacttGTATGTAGGTTAAAATCATCCTTTTTGGAGAAGTTAAATGATTTTTAGCTTCTCCAAAAAACTAACTTTAGTTTATGGAAGAagcttaaaaattcatttttctttcttattttcttctcctgtaGTGCTTATGGAGAAGCTTGTCCGAACATGGTCCTGTTCTACTCGTGAACTTGGCTTCCATCATTTCCATGTATCTAATTGTTTGCTACAATGTTAATTAGTGGGGTGCTGGCTTTGCAACATTTTGGTACCCAGGAGGGTCAAGAAATAGTAGAGCTGCCTTATTGCCATGGCATGTGTTCTTTGGTATCTATATCTATTGCTTGGCTATAGCCACAACTGCTACTGGTATTCTAGAAAAAGCTACATTCCTTCAGGTCAACAACATCATATCACGCTATTCCAATGAGGCACTTCTGGTCAATTCCTTAGGCATTCTGATAGTCATTTTAGGTGGCTTTGTGATTCTTGGAATTGTTACTCCAGTTTATGGTAAAGCTGATGTCATAAGGGGAAACGAGTGACCATCATCTATATGATTCAAAATTGAGGAACATTAACATTTGTATCATCTTTAATACAAGGTTACATGGATGTATGAAAACAAATTCATTAAACGTGTATCCAGGTTTAATTTTATgttctattttatttactatGTGTATTTTCCTTCTATTAGTGAATATTCGTGTTTTGTGCATATTAATTGTCCCAATTGAGCCAGCTAACTTTGAGCGATGAGATGAGTCTATAATGATATAAATGTGTTCCTCGGAGGATGATAAATCCATTCATGAAGATTGGTATCATTTTCATGACCTAGTTAGCTTCTCCTACGCAATGTTTGgttaagatgaaaaaaaaaacatttttttgtttgattaaaaaaaaattaaattataattttgatcttcctataattataaatttatgattttgatcctcttttttttgtgattttaggactattttagaaaatttgtaattttgatttaatcttcaattttgcatgttttttcttcttttattttggcCTTATTGACCCctagatttaaattattttataaagatatcataaaaaattaatttagttaattaaaataaaaaacaaatatatgaaaaaaaattaaaaattgaattaaaattgtgaatttttaaaataagaaatcaaaattgtgaaaaaaaatataaacatcaaAATTGTGAATTAAGAATTATAGGAAGACCAAAATTAGAATTTAGACTGAAAAgagaaatgaattttaaaactaaaatttcattttttaaaaatttaatttcttttatctttttttttctccattcaAACAAAGGGCCAGAGTGTGGTGGAAAATCACTTCCCAAACTCTGCTTTTCCAGTGAAGATTTAGGATCAAAGACATTGCAAGCTGCTAACtattattttgtataaataaactaatcatttaataataacTTATGTTAACTTGTCACATGATTACATTGACGATTATTTTGAGTTCATGAAATAATAGTTGTTTAAAGTGGGAGGACAGAATCTGCATGATTTGCAATTTAAAATAGAACTGCATGTGGTGCCGAATGATTGACACTCTTTAAACTGGCtttgttttaatattaaaaaataattctcattttttaatgaaagaacATACGCTATAATGTAAATAAACGGTGAAGATTAATTtgaacatatattttaattatatgtaataaTTCAAAACTAATTCTTACCAACTTAATAAATGGGtacttaccaaaaaaaaaaaggagtccAATATCTTTTCTAGATTTTCTTAGGGAGAGAACAAACAGTTCCAAAGATCGAGATCGTCTGCACTTGTTTTTAAATTGCTTTCAATCgtaattcataataaatgttcATGTTAATAATTAAGTCATTATGTTTCTGAATTAAACATCTTTTTCGTTCCCATTACATTTTCACTGTCATTTTTTCCTAACGTGGAAGATGAGAGAACAAGATAGTGGTGAAATAAGGATGCATTTGATTTAGAGGATGAGAATAGAAAGAtggaaccaaaaataaaaagaaaaatctttgaattaaacatttaaaatagaataaaagatGTGGAtcccattaaaaaaaatataaaatttttctcCTTCATTCCAAACACATCCTGTAGGTCATGCAATCAAACAAGTTAGAAACATAATTAAgcaaataatgatattttttatgaaattattttaatctaatttcctttttatttaatcCCTAATATTAACACCTTTGGATGCAAATCTAAAGTTTGATCACCAAACATACAAAAACTGATTCATTTTCAGAGCCACACTTTACACTTAGAGAGGTGGCTCAATTTTTGTATACTGTATCTTGTTAGCTTCATCCAGAATTATGAAACAAATATACCTTATTTGCAAGCTTGCATCCTTCGCAAGCAAAAGGAAGGATGAAATGGCAACAAAGCATCTAAGTATAACGTGTCCAATGTTTTCAAGCAACATTTTTCCTTGTTTCCGACAATTAGAGCAATCACACGGAACACATATTTTCACTGACAAGATAACTTCAATCCATGGTTTTCGTAATTACAGTACAGTAGAGATGGGGACAACTGCTAAGCACAACTAAAACTCGCTAAACCAAAATTGTGACCGAATAATTATccaaaaattgaataatggtCTAAAATGAACTGTTACAGATGATGAGAATGCATGGCTAAATCTTCCTGGAGAGGCGAAAATTGGCACTCTTCGCTAGGACAGGTGAATACAGAAATGTCCAAAATTTCAGAACAGGAAGGCTCATTACATTATTCTTCCAAGGTGGGGAAATAATACAGAAACAAGCACGCCAACGCATATGGCTGCTAAATAGGGATTTTTCATGCCCTCAAAATTGAGATGGTACACATTTGCCTAATTCATTATATCCAGACCTGTTCTCTCCCATATTCTCTTACAATCACAGGCACACTTGTGGGGGGAACCTGAAAATGTAAAAATGTTAAACAAAACATCTTGGTTTTTGTAAACCATCATGATCTAAATAATGCAATGCCctttgataatttataaaaacaaaagcaagTTATTGTGTATCACTTGGACAAGGGGACTCTATTGTTAGTTTTTACCAGCATTAAACTAGTTTAGAGGATGGTTATTTACCTCTATGCTTCTAATGTCCCTCTTGCTTGTTTTCAATAGCTTCTTTTTgcttataatttaatgaaagaggaaaattataaaacaaaaaagtactTTGCATTTGCCATGAACCAACAATCCCAAAAGCTTACCTGTTATGTTCGTTAACAAGCaggaatgattttttatattatattatatctctAAGACACTCCTTCGGACGAGCCTTCTGGGCTCAATGCACGGATAATGCAGAAACCCATTTACCTCGTGCAATATTCAACTTTTTATAAGAATACTAGGATGGAAACAGTATAAGTCAAACTCTAGATCACTTAGTGATTGATTGAGGCTTTGACACCATGTCATGAGCCAAAAATCCCAAAAGTTTGAGCTTTTAGGTAAACACATGAATGGTTTTTACATTATATCATCCTCTAACAGTATTTTCCTATTGCTTTGTTAAGGTAATTttcctaaaaataaattttattttattcttttaggaaACTCGAAGTGCAACTGGGATTTTATCCTCATTCACAATAATTCTCCTAAAAATAGTGAGACAAAATGTACATTCAGTACATCTACCCAAAGACTAGTTCAATGCAAcacaaactaaataaaaatcTGATGGAACATTTTAGGCATGTTTTAGCAGCAAAGGTAAAAAAATCCTCTATAAAACTCCAGTACTTACCATGCCATAATCTGTGACAATCATTGAAACATAATCTGAAGGTGTTGCATCATAACTGCCATCAAATTAAAGAGAAGTGCAATGTTAGAGTGAGGCAATGACAATTCGGTTTGGTATCCTATCAATATGAATGCTTACACCAGATTTAAAAGTTGCAGATTTTCAATATTGGCCCAGCCATCCAAGTGTTTTACATCCTCTCTACCCAGTACATTTGAAATGACATCTGGATTGCCTGTAAGAACATCATAGAAACATCAACCTTCTTAGAAACACAATGCAAGAATCTACCGGGGAGTGTAAATAGAATCCTCATCTTATACAACTGTTAAATATACATACCAAGTTCATTTGAGCATATTGAATCCAACTGTACCCGTTCATGAAATTTATAGGCCTCACAACATACTATGACAGGTACACGGAATGCATGAGCAACCATTGCAACACATGCAGTCCCTACTCTTGAATATACTGTTCCATTAGACAAAACTGCTGAAGCACCCAGAAAAACCCGAGTAACTTCATGCATTATGTAGGAAACAGCATTTATATGAGTATATGTACAGCTAAGACCTTTCTCCACAAGCCTGCGAAGTAAGAGTTGCCCTCTAAGCTTTGGACGAGAGTCAACTACGACAACACGAAACTGCTTCCCCAACTCATGTGCATGTAATAGTATCATTTCAACAGCTGATGAGGACCCATATGTTAGAAGAACATCACCATCTCTTATTTTGGTGACAGCATGCTTCACTATCACCTTGTTGGCAAGTATAATCTTTTCACTTATAAAACGCTCAATATCTGACTGGAGAGAAGCTTTTGCTTCTGATTCAGACAAGGTCAAAGGTAGCTTGGCTATATGACTTTTAAGAAACCGAATTGCATTTCCCATGCTGATTGACAGAGGCCGACATTCAATAAGAAATGATACATAACTACTAATTTTTGCT encodes the following:
- the LOC114398114 gene encoding probable transmembrane ascorbate ferrireductase 2 — protein: MATPPVVRFPIFTAVRAVGVAVTVLLLTWAVHFRGGLALVSDNKDLIFNVHPVLMVIGLVLINGEGMLAYKTLSGTKNFKKSVHLALQFAALILSLIGVWAAWKFHIDKGIDNFYSLHSWLGLACLFLFTIQWGAGFATFWYPGGSRNSRAALLPWHVFFGIYIYCLAIATTATGILEKATFLQVNNIISRYSNEALLVNSLGILIVILGGFVILGIVTPVYGKADVIRGNE